In one Conger conger chromosome 5, fConCon1.1, whole genome shotgun sequence genomic region, the following are encoded:
- the LOC133129592 gene encoding zinc finger protein 37-like isoform X2: MTSMSCPPSQRVVDSTKWSNTNSQSESKSECLNPAYSGEDLKAESVMDSSDYKGGVEPRLSLNRCKEEGTTGYFMSREQEDVLANMKEEEEDGERLSIKMETVNHVKGEEELWKEEEEKEGHLRYPFAQTDKMVKSEVKSEHGQQEVGEPSTVVTSCLLKQPRVLIRRLEISNISVPGSSPLCSVACRSDQGATSPWRQHELSPNQSQRQKSYLHLPSENGTCAETSLISPVISLRNQNSGETVPAPPKTLPTPTQSHTGTPRAYSCTQCGKSFSQLCNLKKHQRTHTGERPYHCSDCERSFSHMVNLKKHQRTHTGERPYQCSDCEKSFARSDHLKLHQRTHTGERPYNCSLCEKSFNKSSTLKKHLRSHTGERPYHCSQCEMNFSYLSSLTRHQEIHTGERPYYCSQCGKSFTQLNTLKMHQRIHTGERPYHCSQCGKSFTQSHSLKLHQRTHTGERPYHCPQCESSFSNLQTLKIHQRRKAARKVPRYPVCEEFCSGRPTDAKPATSCT, from the exons ATGACGTCTATGTCCTGCCCTCCCTCTCAACGAGTGGTGGATTCTACCAAATGGTCAAAcaccaacagccaatcagaatccaaGTCTGAGTGTTTGAACCCAGCCTATTCAGGTGAAGACTTAAAGGCAGAATCTGTGATGGACAGCTCAGATTACAAAGGGGGGGTGGAGCCAAGGTTGAGTTTGAACAGATGCAAGGAAGAGGGGACAACTGGATATTTCATGAGCAGAGAACAAGAAGATGTACTAGCCAAcatgaaggaggaggaggaagatgggGAGAGGCTGAGTATAAAAATGGAGACAGTGAATCATGTGAAAGGTGAAGAGGAACTCtggaaggaggaggaagaaaaagaGGGACATTTACGTTATCCGTTTGCCCAAACTGACAAAATGGTGAAGAGTGAAGTAAAATCAGAACATggacaacaggaagtgggtgaGCCGTCTACTgtggtcacttcctgtctgctaaAACAGCCCAGAGTGCTGATTCGCCGACTAGAAATTTCCAATATTTCAGTTCCTGGGTCATCACCTCTTTGTTCCGTGGCCTGTAGAAGCGATCAGGGAGCGACATCTCCATGGAGACAGCATGAGCTCTCACCAAACCAATCACAGAGACAGAAGAGTTATCTTCATCTTCCATCAGAGAATGG GACCTGTGCAGAAACCTCCCTTATTTCTCCTGTCATCTCCCTCAGGAACCAAAACTCAG GAGAAACAGTTCCCGCCCCTCCTAAGACACTCCCCACCccaacacagtcccacacaggaACTCCAAGGGCCTACTCATgcacccagtgtgggaagagttttaGTCAGTTGTGTAATTTGAAAAAACACCAGCGGACCCATACAGGGGAACGCCCCTACCACTGCTCCGACTGTGAGAGGAGTTTTAGTCACATGGTTAATTTGAAGAAACACCAGCGGACCCATACAGGGGAACGCCCCTACCAATGCTCCGACTGTGAGAAGAGTTTTGCTCGGTCGGATCACCTGAAgctacaccagcgaactcatacAGGAGAACGCCCATACAACTGCTCTTTGTGTGAAAAGAGTTTCAATAAATCAAGTACTTTGAAAAAACACTTGCGAAGCCATACAGGGGAACGTccgtaccactgctcccagtgtgagaTGAACTTCAGCTACTTAAGTTCTTTGACGCGACACCAGGAAATTCATACAGGAGAGCGTCCGTActactgctcccagtgtgggaagagttttaCTCAGTTAAATACTTTGAAGATGCACCAacgaattcatacaggtgagcgtccataccactgctcccagtgtgggaagagttttaCTCAGTCACATAGTTTGAAGCTGCACCAGCGAACCCATACAGGTGAGCGCCCGTACCATTGCCCCCAGTGTGAGAGCAGCTTCAGCAATTTGCAAACTTTAAAAATTCACCAGCGAAGGAAAGCAGCCCGGAAAGTACCCCGGTACCCAGTGTGCGAAGAGTTTTGCTCGGGCAGGCCAACTGATGCGAAACCAGCAACCTCATGCACGTGA
- the LOC133129592 gene encoding zinc finger protein 391-like isoform X1, with protein sequence MMETLNIAEREIGATLPSIEECKMSSPPSQRVVDSSKWSNTNSQSESKSECVNILSPTYSGEDIKAESGIDRSDYNGVEPRLSLNRCEDMGQRTERTTGYLMSKGQEDILINMKEEEEDDWEWQSVKIKTEDGVRDEEGLWNVEEKEMDEQREERVTDQFVRTDKLVKNVGKSEQQEEEKLSTLVASCLLKQPRVLIHRLEIDNSSVPVSSPSRLVVYKSDQGASSPWRPHEFSPLRGNQSQRQKGHRHLPSSSENGICAETSLISPVMSPRNQNSGETVPTPPKTLPTTTQSHTGTPRAYSCTQCGKSFSQLCNLKKHQRTHTGERPYHCSDCERSFSHMVNLKKHQRTHTGERPYQCSDCEKSFARSDHLKLHQRTHTGERPYNCSLCEKSFNKSSTLTKHLRSHTGERPYHCSQCEMNFSYLSSLTRHQEIHTGERPYYCSQCGKSFTQLHTLKMHQRIHTGERPYHCSQCGKSFTQSHSLKLHQRTHTGERPYHCPQCESSFSTLHSLKIHQRRKAALPRYPVCEQFCSGRPTDAKPTTSCT encoded by the exons ATGATGGAAACACTGAACATTGCAGAGAGGGAAATCGGAG caACACTTCCATCCATAGAAGAGTGCAAGATGTCCAGCCCTCCCTCTCAAAGAGTGGTGGATTCTTCCAAATGGTCAAAcaccaacagccaatcagaatccaaGTCTGAATGTGTGAACATTTTAAGCCCCACCTATTCAGGTGAAGACATCAAGGCAGAATCTGGGATAGACAGGTCAGATTATAATGGGGTGGAGCCAAGGTTGAGTTTGAACAGATGTGAAGACATgggacagagaacagagaggacAACTGGATATTTGATGAGCAAAGGACAAGAAGACATACTAATCAAcatgaaggaggaggaggaagatgattGGGAGTGGCAGAGTGTAAAAATAAAGACAGAAGATGGTGTGAGAGATGAAGAGGGACTCTGGAATGTAGAAGAAAAAGAGATGgatgaacagagagaggaacgtGTAACTGATCAATTTGTCCGAACTGACAAACTGGTGAAGAATGTAGGAAAATCAGAACAACAGGAAGAAGAGAAGCTGTCTACTTTGGTGGCGTCTTGTCTGCTAAAACAGCCCAGAGTGCTGATTCACCGATTAGAAATTGATAATAGTTCAGTTCCTGTGTCATCACCTTCTCGTCTCGTGGTCTATAAAAGTGATCAGGGAGCGAGCTCTCCATGGAGACCGCATGAGTTCTCACCACTGAGAGGAAACCAATCACAGAGACAGAAGGGTCATCGTCATCTTCCATCTTCATCAGAGAATGG GATCTGTGCTGAAACCTCCCTTATTTCTCCTGTCATGTCCCCCAGGAACCAAAACTCAG GAGAAACAGTTCCCACCCCTCCTAAGACACTCCCCACCAcaacacagtcccacacaggaACTCCAAGGGCCTACTCATgcacccagtgtgggaagagttttaGTCAGTTGTGTAATTTGAAAAAACACCAGCGGACCCATACAGGGGAACGCCCCTACCACTGCTCCGACTGTGAGAGGAGTTTTAGTCACATGGTTAATTTGAAGAAACACCAGCGGACCCATACAGGGGAACGCCCCTACCAATGCTCCGACTGTGAGAAGAGTTTTGCTCGGTCGGATCACCTGAAgctacaccagcgaactcatacAGGAGAACGCCCATACAACTGCTCTTTGTGTGAAAAGAGTTTCAATAAATCAAGTACTTTGACAAAACACTTGCGAAGCCATACAGGGGAACGTccgtaccactgctcccagtgtgagaTGAACTTCAGCTACTTAAGTTCTTTGACGCGACACCAGGAAATTCATACAGGAGAGCGTCCGTActactgctcccagtgtgggaagagttttaCTCAGTTACATACTTTGAAGATGCACCAacgaattcatacaggtgagcgtccataccactgctcccagtgtgggaagagttttaCTCAGTCACATAGTTTGAAGCTGCACCAGCGAACCCATACAGGTGAGCGCCCGTACCATTGCCCCCAGTGTGAGAGCAGCTTCAGCACTTTGCATTCTTTAAAAATTCACCAGCGAAGGAAAGCAGCCCTACCCCGGTACCCAGTGTGCGAACAGTTTTGCTCGGGCAGGCCAACTGATGCGAAACCAACAACCTCATGCACGTGA